CAAGTACGACTTCTAGAACACAGGCAACACCAGCGTTTGACGGCGGGGGGCGGCGAAAGCTGCCCCCCGCCGTGCATTTTATAGCTGTGCCACACCCCTCCATCCTGCCATCGACGCCGAGCGTGATCGCCCATCGCGGCGACTCCGCCAATGTCCCCGAAGACACCATTGAGTCGCTGCGCGCCGGCCTCGCGCTCGGCGCGGACGGCATTGAGTTTGACGTGCGCCTCTCGCAAGACGGCCACGTCATGGTCATTCACGATCCGAGCGTGGATCGCACCACCAATGGCACGGGTGAGGTGCGCGCGATGACGCGCGAGCAGTTGCAGCAGCTCGACGCCGGGTACCGATTCACGCGCAACGACGGGCTCACCTTTCCGTGGCGCGACCGCCGCGTGCGCATGCCGACACTCGACTTTGTACTCGAGTGTTTTCCGCACGAGCGGCTTATTCTCGAGCTCAAAACAGCCGAGGCCTCCGCCGAAACCCTCCGGTTGTTGCAGCACCATGGTGCGCGTGACCGATGCCTCGTGGGGTCGTTCCACGAGGAGGCGCTCGCCCCGTTTCGCGCGGCTGGTTTTGCCACCGGCGCCACGAAGGCCGATGTGATTCGGCTCTATCAGCGGATATGGAGGCGTATCCAGCCGCGTGCGCTTCCCTACGATGCGCTGATGATCACGCCGCGCTATCGCTCGGTCCTTCCCGTTCCTGTGGGACGCTTTGTGCGGATGGCCGCCGCGTGCGGCGTGCCGACCCACGTGTGGACCATTGATGACCCAGCGCAGGCGCAGCGGCTGTGGGCGATGGGCGTGCACGGGATTATGTCCAACAACCCCGCCACCATTTTGCGGGCGGCAGGGCGGGAACCGAACCGGGACCCCAGCCCATTAGATTGAGAGCATGGAAACACGTTCCGGGCGGGCTCGTGACCCGCTGCCCTCGGCCGCTCCCGCCGCACCCCAAACAACCCCTCCGGTGACTCAGCCCGGCGCAGTGCCCAAGAAAAAGAAAGTCAACTACACGAACGCGTGGGCCGAGGCTCGCGAGCTCATGTGGAAGCATCGGGTCACGCTCTCGATTGGACTCGGGCTCATGCTCATCAACCGCTTAGCAGGATTTGTGCTGCCGGCGTCGTCCAAGTGGTTGATCGACAAAGTCATTGGCGAAAAACGCGGCGAGTTGCTCGTGCCGCTCGCTATTGGCGCGGGGCTGGCCACGCTGGTGCAGGCGGCCTCCAGCTTTGGGCTGTCACAAGTGATCAGCGTGGCCGGCCAGCGCGCGATTACCGACCTCCGACGCCGCGTGCAAGAGCGCGTGATGCGCTTGCCGGTGAGTTTCTTTGACTCCACGCAAAGCGGCATTCTCATTAGCCGCGTGATGACCGACGCCGAGGGCGTGCGCAATCTCGTGGGCACGGGGATCATTCAGTTGGTGGGCGGCATCGTGACGGCCAGCATCGCACTCGGCGGCCTGTTCTGGCTCAACTGGAAGCTGACCACTGCGACGCTGTGCATTTTGTCGCTGTTCGGCGGCGTGATGGCGTATGCGTTCAACAAGTTGCGCCCGATCTTCCGCGAGCGCGGAAAAATCGCGGCTGAAATTTCCGGTCGCCTCGGCCAGGCGCTCGGTGGTGCTCGCGTGGTGAAGGTGTACACCGCCGAAAAGCGCGAAGAGATTGTGTTCACCAAAGGCGCGCACCGGCTGTTTCGTAACATTGCCGGTACCATTACTGGCACCTCGGCCGTCACCGCCTTTTCGACGGTGATCATCGGCGGCGTGGGCGTGCTCATGATTACGATTGGCGGACGCGACATTCTCGCCGGTCACATGACGCTCGGCGATTTTGTGGTGTACGTGTTCTTGGTGGGGCTCGTCACCTTCCCCGTGGTACAGATGGCCGCAATTGGCACGCAGATGAGCGAGGCCTTAGCCGGGCTCGACCGCATCCGCGAGATTATGACCACGCCAACCGAAGACGCGGACGATGCCAACCTCGAGCCGCTCGCGAGCGCCGACGGCGACATCGTGTTTGATCATGTGTGGTTTGAGTACCGCGAAGGCATTCCGGTGCTCAAGGACGTGACGTTTGTGGCCAAAGAAGGCACGACCACGGCGCTCGTCGGCTCCAGCGGCTCGGGCAAGAGCACGTTGATCTCGCTCATCATGGCGTTCAATCGCGCCGGCAAGGGGCGTATTCTCGTGGCCGGACGCGATCTCGCGGGCGTACGGTTGCGCGATTACCGGCGCAATCTCGGCGTGGTGCTGCAGGACAACTTTCTCTTTGACGGCACGATCGCCGACAACATCGCATTCGCCAAGCCTGGCGCGACGCTGGAAGACATCCGCGCCGTGGCTGTGGTGGCGCACTGCGACGAGTTTATTGATCAGTTCCCCGACAAGTTCGACACCATCGTCGGCGAACGCGGCGTGAAGTTGTCTGGCGGTCAGCGGCAGCGCATCGGTATTGCGCGCGCCATTCTTGCCGACCCCAAGATTCTCATTCTCGACGAAGCCACGTCGAGCCTCGACTCCGAGAGCGAGCAGCACATTCGCGATGGCTTGCGCACGTTGCGCCGCGGACGCACGACGTTCGTGATTGCGCACCGACTCTCCACCATCCAGAGCGCCGATCAGATTATTGTGCTCGAGCACGGCGAAATCGTGGAGCGTGGCACGCACGACCAACTGCTCGCCAACGACGGGCGATACAAACAACTCTACGACAAGCAATATCAGATTGAGCGCGACCAGTTCATCAATCCGGGCGAAGATTTTACGCCGGAGCCAGCCAAGGGGGCTGGGGGCGCGGCCGGCGGGACCAACGCGCTCTAGGGGCGCGGGGGAGATCAGAACAGCCGACGAGACGTTTCTCAATGCAAGCGGGGCCGGACACACTCACTGTGTCCGGCCCCGCTTGGTATTCCGGTACCGCGAGCGTTGTGGCGCGCTTACTTCGCGCGGCGCTTGCCGGTGAGTTTGGAGCCGTCGCCGGCCATCGACCAGTCGCCGGAAATATTGTTATCGCTATCGATGGTCATCGAGATGATCGCATCGCCGCCGTCGGGCGCCATGACGACCATCCGCACGATGTTCCCTGTGACCGTGACCGACTTCACCGGAAGCGTCGGAATGCCGTCGCCGGTCACCTGACCGCCGTACGTGCCATCCGCCTTCTTCTCGATGCGCGCGTTGAGCACCATCTCGTTGCCCATCGCGATCAGATTCACGTCGTACATGCCGACGGGATCGACGTTGCGGCCGCGCGCTGCCGGTGCGGGCGCCGGCGCGGGGGCCGGCGCAGGGG
The genomic region above belongs to Gemmatimonadota bacterium and contains:
- a CDS encoding glycerophosphodiester phosphodiesterase family protein — encoded protein: MIAHRGDSANVPEDTIESLRAGLALGADGIEFDVRLSQDGHVMVIHDPSVDRTTNGTGEVRAMTREQLQQLDAGYRFTRNDGLTFPWRDRRVRMPTLDFVLECFPHERLILELKTAEASAETLRLLQHHGARDRCLVGSFHEEALAPFRAAGFATGATKADVIRLYQRIWRRIQPRALPYDALMITPRYRSVLPVPVGRFVRMAAACGVPTHVWTIDDPAQAQRLWAMGVHGIMSNNPATILRAAGREPNRDPSPLD
- a CDS encoding ABC transporter ATP-binding protein; its protein translation is MTQPGAVPKKKKVNYTNAWAEARELMWKHRVTLSIGLGLMLINRLAGFVLPASSKWLIDKVIGEKRGELLVPLAIGAGLATLVQAASSFGLSQVISVAGQRAITDLRRRVQERVMRLPVSFFDSTQSGILISRVMTDAEGVRNLVGTGIIQLVGGIVTASIALGGLFWLNWKLTTATLCILSLFGGVMAYAFNKLRPIFRERGKIAAEISGRLGQALGGARVVKVYTAEKREEIVFTKGAHRLFRNIAGTITGTSAVTAFSTVIIGGVGVLMITIGGRDILAGHMTLGDFVVYVFLVGLVTFPVVQMAAIGTQMSEALAGLDRIREIMTTPTEDADDANLEPLASADGDIVFDHVWFEYREGIPVLKDVTFVAKEGTTTALVGSSGSGKSTLISLIMAFNRAGKGRILVAGRDLAGVRLRDYRRNLGVVLQDNFLFDGTIADNIAFAKPGATLEDIRAVAVVAHCDEFIDQFPDKFDTIVGERGVKLSGGQRQRIGIARAILADPKILILDEATSSLDSESEQHIRDGLRTLRRGRTTFVIAHRLSTIQSADQIIVLEHGEIVERGTHDQLLANDGRYKQLYDKQYQIERDQFINPGEDFTPEPAKGAGGAAGGTNAL